A portion of the Osmerus mordax isolate fOsmMor3 chromosome 22, fOsmMor3.pri, whole genome shotgun sequence genome contains these proteins:
- the LOC136966552 gene encoding cell adhesion molecule 1-like isoform X2, whose translation MTTDSPKYTYNTSSVMATTVGVAGKEPTMAPVQAITQLLQTAVTALILETTEAPLREFADRHTSETTAVTLIGASVHDSSFYVLGGVIAAVAVLLLCLTVLGLQYMFKHKGSYLTNEEDEYESIENTDIELQKDTALLEVVGEE comes from the exons ATGACAACTGACAGTCCAAAATACACATACAATACATCAAGTGTCATGGCGACCACAGTGGGAGTAGCTGGAAAAGAACCTACCATGGCACCTGTTCAGGCCATCACACAACTCCTCCAGACTG CAGTAACCGCTTTAATCCTTGAAACAACTGAAGCACCTCTAC GGGAATTCGCCGACAGACATACAAGTGAAACAACAGCCGTCACTCTCATAG GTGCCTCGGTGCATGATTCGTCATTTTATGTTCTTGGAG GGGTAATTGCTGCAGTTGCAGTGTTGTTGCTGTGTTTAACCGTTTTGGGGCTACAGTACATGTTCAAGCACAAGGGATCATACCTCACCAACGAGGAAGATGAGTATGAGTCCATTGAGAACACTGACATAGAACTTCAAAAGGACACAGCTCTACTGGAGGTTGTGGGTGAAGAATAA
- the cntnap5b gene encoding contactin-associated protein-like 5: MRALWNVWLSAFIFLWCSCSSTHAANNYNCNGPLLSVLPQSSFKGSTSSNGQFPHLAKLNNEEGEGGWAPRRSDKQHWLQVDLLGRVEVTGIATQGRAGSSDWVTRYMLLFSDLGQAWRQYRQEDDTVTFPGNTNSDAVVPHKLPVSIRARFLRFVPLKWSRGGGIGLRAEVYGCAYKSDVVDFNSRSALLYRFNQKSMSTVKDRISLKFKSQGADGVLVHGAGQRGDYLTLELHQGTLVLHLNLDDEKLYPGSGNLSVSVGSLLDDQGWHSVLMERVNTHVNLTVDRLTRHSSTTGVANSLEVDYELSFGGIPLPGKPGTFLRKNFHGCIENLFYNGVNIIDLAKRRKPQMYSVGNVSFSCSEPQLYSTSFLSTSSFLSLPVEPGMEGLSVRFQFRTWNQEGLLLLTVLSGSSKLLFLHISRGQLHLTLQRLAVQKSDIAISHSVSDGQWHSVRLSLRDLKVSLTLDAGPVSTMEVQNHVDPDKSIFFGGCPSLVTSQGCRNPTLAFQGCLRQITINGQPVNMSFVQQGIWGNYSQIHFDICEIRDRCLPNNCEHDGQCSQTWNTFYCDCSGTGYTGATCHNSIYEASCEAHRRSTGLSGYFSIDPDGSGPLSSTLVYCNMTGDRAWTVVVHNSTGPVSVQGSSLQGPHVRMFHYTASPQQMLSLVGRSELCQQEVVYGCRKSPLFNAFDGTPVSWWLDRDGERRTYWAGFQPGIQQCSCSLEENCIDTNFFCNCDADRDSWATDTGLVSFKDHLPMTGMVVGDTHRTGSLVTYRVGPLQCSGDRFLWNAAWVYEGSSYLSFPSFQAELSADISFYFKTSSYSGVFLENLGRTDFIRLDMTSPTAIAFLFDVGNGPVVLTVRSPVPLNDRQWHYVRVERNVKEATLQVDQLPPQSLGAPSDGFYRLQLSSPLFIGGTASRQSSFVGCIRALTMNGVPLDLEERARKSPGVRPGCPGNCGGQEHHCHNRGRCIEKDRGFVCDCTHSAYGGPHCEKEVSVSFESGSSVTYRLQEPSSVMDSRGSQSTDKNGDSITFRFRTVHAPAMLLFVSSFNQKYMAIILATNGSLQIRDQWAREKTSDVFSHQTTSLADGMFHHVQIHRDRRDLDIQIDDDITQRFSLSSDAEMTRHTSLTLGKVMGLPGVDEEVLRAGSSGFIGCLSSVQFNHLAPLKAAILNRGSSLVSIQGNMVDSNCGALANVTTSHSIYDLSDSGVHGDKERRNNPEHNGSALVGGIIAAASGVIVCAVTLTTRIVYQRCHCAQDKQSVTQKEACPNLDTRNPEGYPANIDLDLGPDLHLDMDLDIDTRLDPCLNLSHNSSRIDNKREYLI, encoded by the exons ATGAGAGCGTTATGGAATGTATGGCTGAGTGCATTTATTTTTCTATGGTGCAGTTGTAGTTCCACACACGCAGCAAATAACT ATAATTGTAACGGGCCATTGCTCTCAGTTTTGCCTCAGTCATCCTTCAAAGGCTCCACATCCTCCAATGGACAGTTTCCTCACTTGGCCAAGCTGAACAATGAAGAGG gggagggaggttgggcgCCTCGGCGGTCAGACAAACAGCACTGGCTGCAGGTAGACCTACTGGGTAGGGTAGAGGTCACCGGCATCGCCACCCAGGGACGTGCAGGGAGCTCTGATTGGGTGACCAGATACATGCTGCTGTTCAGTGACCTGGGACAGGCATGGAGGCAATACCGGCAAGAGGACGACACAGTG ACATTCCCTGGGAACACCAATTCAGATGCTGTGGTCCCCCACAAATTGCCCGTGTCCATCAGGGCCCGCTTCCTACGCTTTGTCCCTCTGAAGTGGAGCCGGGGAGGCGGGATCGGCTTGAGAGCTGAGGTCTACGGCTGTGCATACA AGTCAGACGTGGTGGACTTCAACAGTAGAAGTGCTTTGTTGTACCGCTTCAACCAGAAGTCCATGAGCACAGTGAAGGACAGGATCTCTCTCAAGTTTAAGAGCCAGGGAGCAGATGGAGTTCTGGTTCATGGGGCGGGCCAGAGAGGAGACTACCTGACTCTGGAGCTCCACCAGGGAACCCTGGTCCTGCACCTCAACTTAG ATGATGAAAAGTTATATCCCGGGAGTGGCAACCTATCGGTGAGTGTAGGCAGTCTCCTGGATGACCAAGGCTGGCACTCTGTCCTCATGGAGCGCGTCAACACACACGTGAACCTGACCGTGGACAGGCTTACACGCCACTCCAGCACCACAGGTGTGGCCAATTCACTGGAGGTGGACTACGAG CTCAGCTTTGGAGGTATTCCCCTGCCCGGAAAACCAGGAACCTTCCTCAGGAAAAACTTCCATGGCTGTATTGAGAACCTCTTCTACAATGGAGTCAATATAATTGACCTGGCAAAGAGGCGCAAGCCCCAGATGTACAGCGTG GGTAACGTTTCCTTCTCCTGCTCGGAGCCCCAGCTGTATTCCACTTCCTTTCTGAGTACCAgcagcttcctgtctctccctgttgaACCCGGGATGGAAGggttgtcggttcgattccagTTCCGCACCTGGAACCAAGAGGGGCTCCTGCTCTTGACGGTTCTGTCTGGAAGCTCAAAGCTCCTGTTTCTGCACATCAGCAGAGGCCAACTGCACCTCACTCTCCAGAGACTAGCGGTTCAGAAGTCAGACATTGCCATAT CACATAGTGTAAGTGATGGGCAGTGGCACTCAGTCAGACTCAGCCTCAGAGATCTGAAGGTGTCCCTGACCTTGGATGCTGGGCCAGTCTCAACGATGGAAGTGCAAAACCATGTGGACCCCGACAAGAGTATATTTTTTGGTG GTTGTCCATCCTTAGTGACCAGTCAAGGGTGTAGGAACCCTACTTTGGCCTTTCAGGGGTGCCTACGGCAGATCACCATCAACGGCCAGCCTGTGAACATGTCCTTTGTGCAGCAAGGGATATGGGGCAATTACAGCCAGATTCACTTTGATATCTGTGAGATCCGTGACAG ATGCCTACCCAATAATTGCGAGCATGATGGTCAATGCTCCCAAACTTGGAACACCTTCTACTGCGACTGCTCTGGAACTGGCTACACTGGAGCAACCTGCCACAACT CTATTTATGAGGCGTCTTGTGAAGCACACAGACGGAGCACTGGTTTATCCGGCTACTTCTCCATTGATCCAGATGGCAGTGGTCCTCTCAGCTCGACGCTGGTGTACTGCAACATGACCG GCGACCGGGCATGGACAGTGGTGGTCCACAACAGCACAGGGCCGGTGAGCGTTCAGGGCTCTTCTCTGCAGGGACCACATGTGAGGATGTTCCACTACACCGCCTCGCCTCAGCAGATGCTCTCATTAGTGGGCCGGTCTGAGCTATGCCAGCAggaagttgtctatggctgcaggAAGTCCCCTCTTTTCAATGCGTTTG atgGGACTCCGGTGTCATGGTGGCTGGacagggacggagagaggaggaccTACTGGGCTGGCTTCCAACCTGGCATCCAGCAGTGCTCCTGCAGCCTAGAGGAAAACTGCATCGACACTAACTTCTTTTGTAACTGTGACGCAGACCGAGACTCATG GGCCACGGACACAGGACTTGTCTCCTTCAAAGATCACCTGCCTATGACAGGAATGGTCgtcggagacacacacagaacaggttCACTGGTTACATACAGGGTTGGGCCCCTTCAGTGTTCTGGTGACC GATTTCTGTGGAATGCCGCGTGGGTCTATGAGGGTTCATCCTACCTCAGCTTCCCCTCCTTTCAGGCTGAGCTCAGCGCTGACATATCCTTCTACTTCAAGACCAGCAGCTACTCTGGGGTCTTTCTGGAGAACCTGGGGAGAACCGACTTCATTAGGCTGGATATGACCT CACCCACCGCCATTGCCTTCCTGTTCGACGTTGGGAATGGTCCTGTGGTTTTGACGGTGAGATCCCCAGTCCCCCTGAATGACAGACAGTGGCATTATGTCCGCGTGGAACGCAACGTGAAGGAGGCCACGCTCCAGGTGGACCAGCTGCCCCCCCAGTCCCTGGGGGCCCCCTCTGATGGCTTTTACCGCCTACAGCTCTCCTCCCCGCTGTTCATAG GAGGAACAGCGTCCAGACAGAGCAGCTTTGTGGGCTGCATCCGCGCACTGACCATGAATGGGGTCCCTCTCGACTTGGAGGAGAGAGCTAGGAAGAGCCCAGGAGTCAGACCGGGCTGTCCAGGAAACTGTGGCGGTCAGGAACACCACTGCCACAACAGGGGAAGGTGCATTGAGAAAGACCGAGGCTTTGTGTGTGATTGCACGCACTCTGCCTATGGAGGTCCACACTGTGAGAAAG AAGTGTCTGTGTCCTTTGAGAGTGGCTCCTCAGTCACCTACAGGCTACAGGAGCCCTCATCCGTGATGGACAGCCGAGGCAGCCAATCAACTGACAAGAATGGAGACAGCATCACCTTTCGTTTTCGGACAGTCCACGCCCCTGCCATGTTGCTATTCGTCAGCAGCTTCAATCAAAAGTATATGGCAATCATCTTGGCAACAAACG GGAGTTTACAGATCAGGGACCAGTGGGCTAGAGAGAAGACTTCAGATGTGTTCAGTCATCAGACCACCAGTCTGGCTGACGGAATGTTCCACCACGTCCAGATccacagagacaggagagacttGGATATTCAG ATTGACGATGACATCACTCAAAGATTCAGTCTCTCGTCAGATGCAGAGATGACCAGACATACATCTTTGACTTTGGGAAAAGTCATGG GGCTCCCTGGTGTGGATGAGGAGGTGTTGAGGGCTGGATCAAGCGGTTTCATTGGCTGCCTGTCATCTGTCCAGTTCAATCATTTGGCACCTCTGAAGGCAGCCATCTTAAATCGTGGAAGCTCATTGGTCAGCATACAAGGCAATATGGTTGACTCCAACTGTGGAGCTCTTGCTAATGTTACGACATCACACTCAATATATG ATCTGTCAGACAGCGGGGTGCATGGCGACAAAGAGCGACGGAATAATCCAGAACACAATGGTTCAGCTCTAGTTGGAG GAATCATCGCTGCAGCTTCAGGTGTCATCGTCTGTGCAGTAACTCTGACAACTCGCATCGTGTACCAACGCTGCCATTGTGCACAGGACAAGCAGTCCGTAACACAGAAAGAGGCCTGTCCCAATCTGGATACCCGCAACCCTGAAGGCTACCCTGCCAACATTGACCTGGATCTCGGCCCAGATCTGCACCTGGACATGGACCTTGACATAGATACACGCTTGGATCCCTGCTTGAACCTGAGTCACAATAGCTCAAGGATAGACAACAAGAGGGAGTATTTAATCTGA
- the LOC136966552 gene encoding cell adhesion molecule 1-like isoform X1, which translates to MTTDSPKYTYNTSSVMATTVGVAGKEPTMAPVQAITQLLQTERAVTALILETTEAPLREFADRHTSETTAVTLIGASVHDSSFYVLGGVIAAVAVLLLCLTVLGLQYMFKHKGSYLTNEEDEYESIENTDIELQKDTALLEVVGEE; encoded by the exons ATGACAACTGACAGTCCAAAATACACATACAATACATCAAGTGTCATGGCGACCACAGTGGGAGTAGCTGGAAAAGAACCTACCATGGCACCTGTTCAGGCCATCACACAACTCCTCCAGACTG AAAGAGCAGTAACCGCTTTAATCCTTGAAACAACTGAAGCACCTCTAC GGGAATTCGCCGACAGACATACAAGTGAAACAACAGCCGTCACTCTCATAG GTGCCTCGGTGCATGATTCGTCATTTTATGTTCTTGGAG GGGTAATTGCTGCAGTTGCAGTGTTGTTGCTGTGTTTAACCGTTTTGGGGCTACAGTACATGTTCAAGCACAAGGGATCATACCTCACCAACGAGGAAGATGAGTATGAGTCCATTGAGAACACTGACATAGAACTTCAAAAGGACACAGCTCTACTGGAGGTTGTGGGTGAAGAATAA